From one Treponema denticola genomic stretch:
- a CDS encoding HD family phosphohydrolase, with protein MIKNKKDSKFKEKMSSLGLILKRNKAFVIAVAASFLVLAAMIFFNAYENSGLSNLTISDFEVGMVADRDIISNRSIEAVDEKATEIRKLAAKHSVKAVFYKDNSVSEQMIREYSEFAGYVIGLKDTSKSFTAFKFMFMEKYPVLISEYVLERIYKSKNFDEVSSLALTVLKQLFDMGIVELPLTGIEDLNDTEISLGINVNQKLSYTNVFLADIVLPERLQEQVKTFLFDVKQAGFEIDVFNIIQPFAQPNILFDTEETEKRVDEALKKVVPVKINIEKNQKIIRRGFIISEDAYTRLKVYASDGIHIDFSRIAAALVFLSLSLITSLFLFSKKIIGESLDFKFNLLILISFDLIYILILFLSRLSIFAYPLDIVPILPVTFLTMLIAALISRKISVFAVFVFSLAVFGATGFKIQPALFAILSGLAGAGMVNIKGRRMDLIKTSLGLILVQPVILLCMFAIFPDSASDKSVLLLSTAGSGFISGILVLGFLPILETLMNVPTSFRLMELSDLNSPIMKKMLISVAGTYNHSMMVASLAESACREIGANSILARVGAYYHDIGKMEQGEYFVENQTNYNKHMDINPRLSATVIRSHVKIGIEKAKQLRLPQPVIDIISEHHGNSCISYFYAKAKELDPNVDIEDFCYPGIPPRSKESAVVMLADIVEAACRTLEKPSVPRLEKFIDELVSGKIKSGQLDNSELTFREVRIIKAAFVKILAGYYHSRIEYPNQKNVDDDEGTKPQKENNNV; from the coding sequence ATGATAAAGAATAAAAAAGACAGTAAATTTAAAGAAAAAATGTCTTCTCTTGGTCTGATACTTAAAAGAAATAAGGCCTTTGTGATTGCGGTTGCTGCCAGCTTTTTGGTTTTGGCTGCAATGATTTTTTTTAATGCTTATGAAAATTCGGGCCTTTCAAACTTGACAATTTCGGATTTTGAGGTCGGAATGGTTGCCGATAGAGATATAATCTCAAACCGAAGTATTGAAGCTGTTGATGAAAAAGCAACAGAAATAAGAAAACTTGCCGCTAAACATTCAGTTAAAGCTGTTTTTTATAAAGATAACTCGGTTTCTGAGCAAATGATAAGAGAATATTCTGAATTTGCCGGTTATGTAATCGGGCTAAAAGATACATCAAAGAGTTTTACAGCTTTTAAATTTATGTTTATGGAAAAATATCCCGTTCTTATTTCGGAATATGTTTTGGAGCGTATATATAAATCTAAGAATTTTGATGAAGTCAGCTCTCTTGCATTGACTGTGCTAAAACAACTTTTTGATATGGGTATTGTCGAGCTTCCTCTTACAGGTATTGAAGATTTAAATGATACAGAGATAAGTTTGGGCATAAATGTAAATCAAAAACTGTCTTATACAAATGTATTTTTGGCTGATATTGTTTTACCGGAGCGGCTTCAGGAGCAAGTTAAAACTTTTCTTTTCGATGTTAAGCAAGCCGGTTTTGAAATAGATGTGTTTAACATTATACAGCCCTTTGCCCAGCCTAATATTTTGTTTGATACGGAAGAAACAGAAAAAAGAGTAGATGAAGCCTTAAAAAAGGTTGTTCCGGTAAAAATAAATATAGAAAAAAATCAAAAGATTATAAGACGTGGTTTTATAATATCTGAAGATGCCTATACACGCCTTAAAGTTTATGCATCTGACGGCATACATATAGATTTTAGCCGGATTGCAGCTGCCTTAGTTTTTTTAAGTTTATCTCTTATAACAAGTCTTTTTTTGTTTTCTAAAAAAATTATCGGGGAAAGTTTGGATTTTAAATTCAATTTACTTATTTTAATCTCTTTTGATTTGATCTATATTTTAATTCTTTTCCTTTCAAGGCTTTCGATATTTGCATATCCCCTTGATATTGTTCCCATATTGCCTGTTACCTTTTTGACTATGCTGATTGCGGCTTTAATTTCAAGAAAAATTTCGGTATTTGCCGTTTTTGTTTTTTCTCTTGCTGTTTTCGGTGCAACCGGTTTTAAAATTCAGCCTGCTCTGTTTGCTATCCTTTCAGGTCTTGCCGGAGCCGGTATGGTAAATATTAAGGGCCGAAGGATGGATCTGATTAAAACTTCTTTAGGTTTAATCTTGGTGCAGCCGGTAATTTTACTCTGTATGTTTGCTATTTTTCCGGACTCTGCAAGCGATAAATCGGTGCTTTTATTGAGCACTGCAGGGAGCGGTTTTATAAGCGGTATTTTGGTTTTAGGCTTTTTGCCTATTTTAGAAACCTTGATGAATGTTCCTACAAGTTTTAGACTGATGGAACTGTCCGACCTTAATTCGCCAATTATGAAAAAAATGCTTATAAGTGTTGCGGGAACTTATAACCACTCGATGATGGTCGCCTCCTTGGCTGAAAGTGCCTGCCGTGAAATAGGAGCAAATTCGATTTTAGCCCGTGTAGGAGCTTATTATCACGATATAGGAAAGATGGAGCAGGGCGAATACTTTGTAGAAAATCAGACAAATTATAATAAGCATATGGATATAAATCCCCGCCTTTCGGCTACGGTAATAAGAAGTCATGTAAAAATAGGTATTGAAAAAGCAAAGCAATTACGGCTTCCACAGCCCGTTATAGATATAATCTCCGAGCATCACGGAAACAGCTGTATATCCTATTTTTATGCAAAGGCGAAGGAACTTGATCCCAATGTAGATATCGAAGATTTTTGTTATCCCGGAATACCTCCGCGCTCAAAGGAGTCGGCTGTTGTCATGCTGGCCGATATAGTTGAGGCTGCATGCCGTACCTTGGAAAAACCCTCGGTTCCACGTTTGGAAAAATTTATAGATGAGCTTGTTTCCGGAAAGATAAAATCAGGTCAGCTTGATAATTCTGAATTGACTTTCCGAGAAGTCAGAATAATCAAGGCAGCCTTTGTAAAAATTTTAGCAGGTTACTATCATTCCAGAATAGAATATCCGAATCAAAAGAATGTTGATGATGATGAGGGGACAAAGCCCCAGAAGGAAAATAATAATGTCTAA
- a CDS encoding PhoH family protein codes for MEDAYTIVLKDEQVLSAFCGANDRNLDFLEQYLGVPVVCRGNEVSVLNADDEVCKKFQHVVDKAVNSSEIKSENSSEYIESLISTINVSDKQDLSSGCIHIPRGMRSVYPKNPHQLEFISSIRNNDISFGLGAAGTGKTYLAVACALQMLMSRQMRKIVFTRPVVEAGESLGFLPGDLVQKITPYLRPLYDSIELLMPFELIRQMEESNMVEVAPLAYMRGRTLHNAVVILDEAQNTTKEQMKMFLTRMGEGSKLIITGDPSQSDISSSKNSGLVHAANLLSKIRGIGIVRFSPEDVVRHSLVQKIIKAYDKE; via the coding sequence TTGGAAGACGCATATACAATAGTGTTAAAAGATGAACAAGTGCTTTCCGCTTTTTGCGGTGCCAATGACAGAAATTTGGATTTTCTTGAACAATATCTTGGAGTTCCTGTCGTGTGCCGAGGTAATGAGGTAAGTGTTTTAAATGCCGATGATGAGGTTTGCAAGAAATTTCAACATGTGGTTGATAAGGCTGTAAATTCATCGGAAATCAAGTCCGAAAATTCATCGGAATATATCGAATCTCTGATTTCTACCATAAATGTTTCCGATAAGCAGGACCTTTCCTCAGGCTGTATCCATATTCCGAGAGGAATGCGTTCCGTATACCCTAAAAATCCTCATCAGCTCGAATTCATCAGTTCTATCCGTAATAACGATATAAGCTTCGGCCTTGGAGCTGCCGGTACGGGAAAAACATATCTGGCTGTTGCCTGTGCCCTTCAAATGCTTATGTCGCGTCAAATGCGTAAAATTGTTTTTACAAGACCTGTTGTAGAGGCCGGCGAGAGTTTGGGCTTTTTACCGGGAGACCTTGTTCAAAAAATTACGCCCTACTTGAGACCTCTTTATGATTCTATAGAGCTCTTAATGCCTTTTGAGCTTATACGTCAAATGGAGGAGTCCAATATGGTTGAGGTGGCTCCTTTGGCTTATATGAGGGGCAGAACCCTGCATAATGCCGTTGTAATTTTAGACGAAGCTCAAAATACTACCAAAGAGCAAATGAAGATGTTTTTAACGAGAATGGGTGAGGGTTCCAAGCTCATTATAACAGGCGACCCTTCACAATCCGATATTTCATCGTCAAAAAATTCCGGTCTGGTGCATGCTGCAAATCTTTTATCGAAAATTCGAGGGATCGGTATCGTTCGGTTTTCTCCGGAAGATGTTGTACGTCATTCCCTTGTTCAAAAAATAATTAAAGCCTATGATAAAGAATAA
- the secG gene encoding preprotein translocase subunit SecG, whose amino-acid sequence MGGLGIALLVLFVIICAIIIFLVLLQNEEGDSLGGLFSGGSNSAFGSKSSNVLTRATYVVVALFFVTTFLLALITKSPSDSGLSEEAMKKQTETSTEWWKNDGSTDDAGGETQKDGE is encoded by the coding sequence ATGGGTGGTTTAGGTATTGCTTTGTTAGTACTTTTTGTCATAATTTGTGCGATTATTATCTTTTTGGTTTTATTACAAAACGAAGAAGGCGATAGTTTGGGCGGCCTTTTTTCGGGCGGAAGCAACTCAGCCTTCGGCTCAAAATCGAGCAATGTATTAACAAGGGCTACTTATGTTGTTGTTGCCCTGTTTTTTGTAACGACCTTTTTATTGGCCCTTATTACAAAAAGCCCATCGGATTCAGGTTTATCCGAAGAGGCAATGAAAAAACAGACCGAAACATCAACCGAATGGTGGAAAAACGACGGCAGTACGGATGATGCCGGCGGCGAAACCCAAAAAGACGGTGAGTAG
- the tpiA gene encoding triose-phosphate isomerase, which yields MKKFYIAANWKMNMNRAEAKHLAEEMKAGLKDGKNKYMIAPSFTLLQDVAAVLKGSNILLGAQNMGLEEKGAHTGEVSVLQLLDAGVQTVILGHSERRHIYKETDDFINKKVKLALKHGLEVILCVGELLEEREAGHAEAVCERQIKKGLAEVSAQDLHKVTIAYEPVWAIGTGKNASPEDADAIHSSIRKTLAALYGEKAAKEMIIQYGGSMKPDNAAGLLKKPNIDGGLIGGAGLKTETFLPIALFSE from the coding sequence GTGAAAAAGTTTTACATTGCAGCAAATTGGAAGATGAATATGAATAGGGCTGAGGCCAAGCACCTTGCAGAAGAAATGAAGGCCGGCTTAAAAGACGGCAAGAACAAGTACATGATAGCGCCTTCATTTACTCTTTTGCAGGATGTTGCGGCCGTCCTTAAGGGCTCCAATATTTTGCTTGGTGCTCAAAATATGGGATTGGAAGAAAAGGGTGCTCATACGGGGGAGGTTTCCGTTCTTCAGCTTTTGGATGCAGGTGTTCAAACCGTTATCTTAGGACATTCCGAAAGACGCCACATATATAAAGAAACCGATGATTTTATCAATAAAAAGGTAAAACTTGCCTTAAAACACGGCCTTGAGGTCATCCTATGTGTAGGGGAGCTTCTCGAAGAACGTGAAGCCGGACATGCCGAAGCCGTATGCGAAAGGCAGATTAAAAAAGGACTTGCAGAGGTTTCTGCACAAGATTTGCATAAGGTAACGATTGCTTATGAGCCTGTTTGGGCAATAGGAACGGGAAAAAATGCAAGCCCGGAAGATGCTGATGCTATTCACTCTTCAATAAGAAAGACCTTAGCTGCTCTTTACGGTGAAAAGGCTGCTAAAGAGATGATAATCCAGTACGGCGGTTCTATGAAGCCTGACAATGCCGCGGGGCTTTTAAAAAAGCCCAATATTGACGGGGGCTTAATAGGCGGAGCCGGTCTTAAAACGGAAACATTTTTGCCCATAGCCTTGTTTTCAGAGTAA